A single genomic interval of Hyphomicrobium methylovorum harbors:
- the tkt gene encoding transketolase, giving the protein MSYARAFSGSDTAGMGNAIRFLTMDAVEEANSGHPGMPMGMADVAAVLFRDHIKLDPAVPYWPDRDRFVLSAGHGSMLQYAIHYLLGYRDMPIEALQRFRKFGATTAGHPEFGHCQGVEATTGPLGQGIAMAVGMAIAERMQNARFGNDLVDHYTYVMAGDGCLMEGISQEAIDLAGHLQLGRLIVLWDDNGISIDGRTNLSTSTHQLDRFAASGWDVVSVNGYDHDEISSAISVVRKSVRPSLIACRTVIGRGAPTKQGTEGVHGAPLGAAEISSARQMLDWPHEPFVIPENILEAWRDVARRGASARHAWEQRLAQSSAKDDFERIDAGELPASFSRRMSQFKEQLVATKPKVATRKASEMALAVINDETDLTIGGSADLTHSNLTLTEQLKPAVSADSFRGRYLHYGIREHAMAAAMNGIALHGGFIPYGGTFLVFSDYARGAIRLSALMRQRVIYVLTHDSIGLGEDGPTHQPIEHLASLRAIPNLNVFRPADVVETAECWELALALRATPSALCLSRQTLPTLRRDCDENLSAKGAYVLHDVGKARDVTLLATGSEVEIAMIAAESLNAGGIKAAVVSMPCWELFEAQDPAYRAAVLGKAPRIGIEAAARLGWDRWIGDTGRFVGMSSFGASGPASELYRHFKITPDDIIDIAKYLARPNTSYGPSLRSSFHL; this is encoded by the coding sequence ATGAGCTACGCGCGAGCATTTTCCGGGTCTGATACTGCAGGCATGGGCAACGCCATTCGTTTTCTGACGATGGATGCCGTCGAAGAAGCGAACTCCGGGCACCCCGGGATGCCGATGGGTATGGCTGACGTTGCGGCGGTGTTGTTTCGAGATCATATCAAACTCGATCCCGCAGTTCCCTATTGGCCAGATCGCGACCGCTTCGTGCTGTCCGCCGGACACGGTTCGATGCTGCAGTATGCGATCCATTATCTGCTCGGCTATCGAGATATGCCGATCGAGGCGCTGCAACGCTTTCGTAAATTTGGCGCAACGACCGCAGGACATCCGGAATTTGGTCACTGCCAGGGCGTTGAGGCAACAACGGGGCCGCTCGGTCAAGGCATCGCGATGGCGGTGGGCATGGCCATTGCGGAGCGCATGCAGAACGCGCGCTTCGGAAACGATCTCGTCGATCATTATACCTATGTGATGGCCGGCGACGGGTGCCTGATGGAGGGCATTTCGCAGGAAGCAATCGATCTTGCGGGCCATCTTCAGCTCGGCCGATTGATCGTGCTTTGGGACGACAATGGAATTTCCATTGACGGCCGAACCAACCTGTCAACGTCGACGCATCAACTGGATCGCTTCGCGGCCTCCGGATGGGATGTCGTCAGTGTGAACGGTTACGACCACGACGAAATATCGTCGGCAATCAGCGTGGTTCGGAAGTCGGTTCGACCGAGTCTGATTGCGTGTCGGACGGTGATTGGCCGCGGTGCGCCAACCAAGCAAGGAACGGAAGGTGTGCACGGAGCTCCTCTTGGCGCGGCCGAGATCTCGTCTGCACGTCAAATGTTGGATTGGCCGCATGAGCCATTTGTCATTCCGGAAAATATTCTGGAAGCATGGCGTGACGTGGCGCGGCGCGGAGCCTCTGCGCGTCACGCATGGGAGCAGCGTTTAGCGCAGTCTTCAGCGAAGGATGACTTTGAAAGAATTGACGCTGGCGAATTACCGGCGTCGTTTTCCCGCCGCATGTCGCAGTTCAAGGAACAACTCGTTGCGACGAAGCCCAAGGTGGCTACGCGGAAAGCGAGTGAGATGGCGCTGGCGGTCATCAATGATGAGACCGATCTGACGATTGGCGGCTCGGCCGATCTCACGCATTCCAACTTGACGCTGACGGAGCAGCTCAAGCCGGCCGTATCAGCGGATTCATTTCGCGGCCGCTATCTTCACTACGGTATTCGCGAGCATGCGATGGCCGCCGCGATGAATGGCATCGCGTTGCACGGTGGATTTATTCCGTACGGAGGGACCTTTCTCGTGTTCTCTGACTACGCGAGAGGCGCCATTCGTTTGTCGGCTTTGATGCGGCAGAGAGTTATCTATGTATTGACGCACGATTCAATCGGCCTGGGTGAAGATGGCCCGACGCATCAGCCGATTGAGCACCTTGCATCGTTGCGGGCGATCCCGAACCTGAATGTGTTCCGTCCAGCCGACGTGGTGGAAACGGCGGAGTGCTGGGAATTGGCACTCGCGTTGAGAGCAACACCCTCTGCGCTTTGCCTTTCACGGCAGACGCTTCCAACGCTGCGGCGCGATTGCGACGAAAACCTAAGCGCCAAAGGTGCGTACGTTCTGCATGACGTGGGTAAGGCGCGGGACGTCACGCTGCTTGCTACGGGATCAGAAGTCGAGATCGCCATGATCGCGGCTGAATCTCTGAACGCCGGTGGCATCAAGGCAGCCGTCGTCTCGATGCCGTGCTGGGAATTGTTCGAAGCGCAAGACCCAGCGTATCGCGCTGCGGTTCTCGGGAAAGCACCGCGCATTGGCATCGAAGCTGCTGCCCGTCTCGGCTGGGATCGCTGGATCGGAGACACAGGCCGTTTCGTTGGGATGTCCAGCTTCGGTGCATCCGGTCCGGCTTCCGAGCTCTATCGGCACTTCAAGATTACGCCCGACGACATCATCGATATCGCAAAGTATCTCGCACGACCTAACACGTCTTACGGGCCGTCACTCCGCAGCTCTTTTCACCTTTGA
- a CDS encoding phosphoribulokinase: MSKLHPIISVTGSSGSGTTLIKATFDAIFHRENVTAACIEGDAFHRYDRAGMKKENEAALAAGLPQPSHFGLEANLLKELEETFKNYGVNGTGRTRTYVHDENDAETYGVPVGNFTPWRDLPENTDLLFYEGLHGALVSAGVDIAKHVDLKVGVVPVINLEWIQKIHRDRSTRGYSTEAITDVILRRMPDYVHYICPQFTETDINFQRVPIVDTSNPFVARWIPTLDESLVVIRFKNPRGIDFSYLLSMIDSSFMSRANSIVIPGGKLDLAMQLILTPIILELIDRKRRVGWGANAISALEQEKA, translated from the coding sequence ATGTCGAAATTGCACCCAATCATATCGGTCACGGGTTCATCAGGTTCAGGGACGACTCTGATCAAGGCGACGTTTGATGCGATTTTTCATCGCGAGAATGTCACCGCGGCTTGCATCGAAGGCGATGCATTCCATCGCTATGACCGCGCCGGAATGAAGAAAGAGAACGAAGCTGCGCTCGCGGCTGGCTTGCCCCAGCCGAGCCACTTCGGGCTTGAAGCGAACCTTCTGAAGGAGCTGGAAGAGACTTTCAAAAATTATGGTGTGAATGGGACGGGAAGAACGCGCACGTATGTTCACGACGAAAACGATGCTGAAACGTATGGCGTTCCCGTAGGAAATTTCACGCCCTGGCGCGACTTGCCGGAAAATACGGATTTACTTTTTTATGAGGGGCTGCACGGCGCTCTTGTTTCAGCTGGCGTTGATATTGCCAAGCATGTCGACCTGAAGGTCGGTGTTGTGCCGGTGATCAATCTTGAGTGGATTCAAAAGATCCATCGCGATCGATCGACGCGCGGGTATTCGACTGAAGCCATTACCGATGTGATCCTTCGGCGGATGCCGGATTACGTGCACTACATCTGCCCGCAGTTCACCGAGACTGACATTAATTTTCAGCGCGTGCCGATTGTCGATACGTCCAATCCGTTCGTTGCTCGCTGGATTCCGACATTGGATGAATCTCTTGTCGTCATCCGATTCAAGAATCCGCGCGGAATCGACTTCTCCTATCTGCTGTCGATGATTGATTCCAGTTTCATGAGCCGCGCGAACTCAATCGTGATTCCTGGCGGGAAGCTCGATCTGGCGATGCAGCTCATTCTAACGCCCATCATTCTGGAATTGATCGACAGAAAGCGGCGCGTCGGCTGGGGCGCAAATGCAATCTCGGCATTGGAGCAAGAAAAGGCATGA
- a CDS encoding class 1 fructose-bisphosphatase yields the protein MQKEIDLQSYLSTLVAQGNASSELESIVDALGRSAIKISKLIARGEAGGGLAKCVKADNGTGDSQKRLDVLAHNYVVDALQGLPVAWLASEECEESIEITPGASLSVAIDPLDGSSNIETNAPIGTIFSILPTASDATSDSTFFQPGAKQVAAGFFVYGPQCALFLTCGCGTDVFILDPDSGLFVLNSKGAKIARNASEFAINCSNARHWSLAVRHYVDDCAAGKNGPIGRDFNMRWIASLVAEAQRIVVRGGVYLYPSDERNGYENGRLRLIYEANPIALLVEQAGGLATDGSARILDVKPTRLHQRTPFVFGSRGDVELVRYYTRGPHSRERSPALFSQRDIFRH from the coding sequence ATGCAAAAGGAAATAGATCTCCAAAGTTATTTGTCGACGCTGGTCGCTCAAGGAAACGCGTCGTCGGAACTCGAGAGCATTGTTGATGCGCTCGGACGTTCGGCGATAAAAATTTCAAAGCTTATTGCTCGTGGTGAAGCAGGTGGCGGTCTCGCCAAATGCGTGAAGGCCGACAACGGAACGGGGGATTCGCAGAAGCGCCTTGACGTACTGGCTCACAATTATGTGGTCGACGCTTTGCAGGGCTTGCCTGTTGCGTGGCTCGCTTCAGAGGAATGCGAAGAGAGCATTGAAATAACGCCTGGAGCGTCGCTGTCTGTCGCTATTGATCCTCTTGATGGTTCGTCCAACATCGAGACGAACGCGCCCATCGGCACCATTTTTTCAATTCTTCCGACTGCATCTGACGCGACGTCAGACTCAACGTTCTTTCAGCCAGGTGCCAAGCAGGTTGCGGCAGGATTCTTTGTTTACGGCCCGCAGTGCGCGCTGTTTTTGACATGCGGTTGCGGAACCGACGTATTCATTCTCGATCCCGACAGCGGCCTATTCGTACTCAACTCAAAGGGCGCGAAAATAGCGAGAAATGCGTCTGAATTTGCGATCAATTGCTCCAATGCTCGCCACTGGAGCTTGGCCGTTCGCCACTATGTCGATGATTGCGCTGCAGGCAAGAATGGACCGATCGGACGCGATTTCAATATGCGTTGGATTGCGTCGCTGGTCGCTGAAGCACAGCGTATCGTTGTTCGGGGCGGGGTGTATTTGTATCCGAGCGACGAGCGAAACGGCTACGAGAACGGCCGTTTGCGCTTGATCTATGAAGCCAATCCCATCGCGCTCCTCGTCGAGCAAGCCGGTGGATTGGCGACCGATGGCAGCGCACGCATCCTCGACGTCAAACCTACGCGCCTGCATCAGCGAACGCCTTTCGTTTTTGGTTCGCGCGGCGATGTCGAACTCGTTCGCTATTACACGCGTGGTCCTCATTCACGCGAACGGAGCCCCGCGCTCTTTTCTCAGCGCGATATTTTTCGCCACTGA
- the fba gene encoding class II fructose-bisphosphate aldolase (catalyzes the reversible aldol condensation of dihydroxyacetonephosphate and glyceraldehyde 3-phosphate in the Calvin cycle, glycolysis, and/or gluconeogenesis) — MARITLRQLLDHAAERGYGVPAFNINNMEQALAIMEAARATDSPVILQVSRGARTYANDIMLAKIMDALEAIYPEIPICIHQDHGNSVSTCLSAIQHGFTSVMMDGSLGEDAKTPRNYAENVAVTREVARLAHMVGASVEGELGCLGSLETGRGEAEDGHGFEGALDKSMLLTDPCEAKRFVAETNVDALAVAIGTSHGAYKFTQKPTNAVLAMDLIEKIHAKLPNTHIVMHGSSSVPQEWQDAFKAYGGAMNETYGVPVEEIVRGIRFGVRKINIDTDLRLAAAAEFRRVAETQRSEFDPRKFLKPAMLAMTALCLQRFEAFGTAGNASKIKVIAMSDMAKRYAAGEFGIPTPPTDVAKAA; from the coding sequence ATGGCACGCATCACTCTTCGTCAACTTCTCGATCACGCAGCCGAGCGCGGATACGGTGTCCCCGCGTTCAACATCAACAATATGGAACAGGCGCTTGCGATTATGGAGGCTGCGCGCGCAACCGACAGCCCCGTCATTCTGCAAGTGAGCCGCGGCGCGCGGACGTATGCCAACGACATCATGCTGGCAAAAATCATGGACGCGCTGGAAGCGATCTATCCTGAGATTCCGATTTGCATCCATCAGGATCATGGCAACAGCGTCAGCACGTGTCTGTCGGCCATTCAACATGGATTCACATCGGTGATGATGGATGGATCCCTTGGGGAAGACGCAAAGACGCCCCGAAATTATGCCGAGAACGTCGCCGTTACTCGCGAGGTTGCGCGCCTTGCTCACATGGTTGGTGCGTCAGTTGAAGGTGAACTCGGGTGCCTCGGTTCGCTCGAGACCGGGCGGGGTGAAGCAGAGGACGGACACGGCTTCGAAGGCGCGCTCGACAAGTCCATGCTTCTCACAGATCCCTGTGAGGCGAAGCGTTTCGTAGCGGAGACGAATGTCGATGCCCTGGCGGTCGCTATTGGCACTAGCCACGGCGCCTACAAGTTCACGCAGAAGCCGACGAACGCTGTGCTGGCAATGGATTTGATCGAGAAGATCCATGCCAAGCTGCCCAATACGCACATCGTTATGCATGGCTCTTCGTCCGTTCCGCAGGAATGGCAAGATGCGTTCAAAGCGTATGGCGGCGCGATGAATGAAACCTATGGCGTACCCGTCGAGGAGATCGTTCGCGGCATTCGTTTCGGTGTTCGAAAGATCAACATCGATACCGATCTTCGTCTGGCTGCGGCTGCGGAATTCCGCCGTGTGGCCGAGACGCAGAGATCGGAATTCGACCCGCGCAAGTTTCTCAAACCAGCGATGCTCGCAATGACTGCGCTTTGCTTGCAGCGTTTCGAAGCATTCGGCACCGCGGGCAATGCCTCAAAAATCAAAGTTATCGCCATGTCGGATATGGCGAAGCGATACGCGGCGGGTGAATTCGGAATCCCCACTCCGCCGACCGACGTTGCCAAGGCTGCCTGA